The proteins below are encoded in one region of Triticum aestivum cultivar Chinese Spring chromosome 1B, IWGSC CS RefSeq v2.1, whole genome shotgun sequence:
- the LOC123099883 gene encoding probable isoprenylcysteine alpha-carbonyl methylesterase ICME, giving the protein MQQPASPASRSGTPRLRRRDSSAPNTPRAGPCGLGGVGRRTTFREDVGHAAAETYLVTRLTFILLRSLGVGSRWICQLLALLIYAVLLMPGFIRVGYYYFFSSQVLRSIVYGDQPRNRLDMYIPTDRSKPNPVVVFVTGGAWIIGYKAWGALLGRRLAERGIIVACVDYRNFPQGTISDMVSDASEAISFICDTVASYGGDPNQIYLMGQSAGAHIAACALLEQAIKESQGEEIYWSVTQIKSYFGLSGGYNMQNLVDHFHKRGLYRSIFLSIMEGRRSLPQFSPEIIAKKLTHGAIALLPEIVLFHGTGDYSIPSSASKIFADVLKKAGAKAKVQLYRGKTHTDVFVQDPLRGGKDPLVEDVVSIIHADDADARHKYDDSAPSPERLVSEWRIMLARQISPF; this is encoded by the exons ATGCAGCAGCCCGCGTCCCCGGCCTCGCGCAGCGGCACCCCGCGCCTGCGCAGGCGCGACTCGTCGGCGCCCAACACCCCGCGCGCGGGCCCCTGCGGCCTCGGCGGTGTCGGGAGGCGGACCACGTTCCGGGAGGACGTCGGCCACGCGGCCGCCGAGACCTACCTCGTCACGCGCCTCACCTTCATCCTCCTCCGCTCCCTCGG GGTAGGCTCTCGGTGGATATGTCAGCTTCTTGCGCTCCTCATATATGCAGTTTTACTTATGCCCGGTTTCATAAGAG TTGGGTACTATTATTTTTTCTCAAGTCAGGTCCTTAGAAGCATAGTGTATGGAGACCAACCAAGAAATAG GTTGGATATGTACATACCCACTGATCGTAGCAAACCCAATCCAGTTGTGGTATTTGTAACTGGTGGAGCTTGGATCATTGG TTACAAGGCGTGGGGTGCCCTTCTTGGAAGACGGCTAGCAGAGCGTGGAATTATAGTCGCTTGCGTTGATTATAG AAATTTCCCTCAAGGAACAATAAGTGACATGGTCAGTGATGCTTCTGAGGCAATTTCATTTATTTGTGATACTGTTGCTAGCTATGGAGGAGATCCTAATCA GATTTACTTGATGGGTCAATCAGCAGGAGCACATATCGCCGCATGTGCTCTCTTGGAGCAAGCAATTAAAGAATCTCAAGGAGAAGAAATTTATTGGAGTGTTACTCAAATAAAATCATATTTTGGtttatctggagg ATACAACATGCAAAATTTGGTCGATCATTTTCATAAACGTGGTCTTTATCGTTCAATTTTTCTCAG CATAATGGAGGGAAGGAGATCATTGCCACAGTTCTCTCCGGAAATTATCGCTAAAAAATTAACTCATGGAGCCATAGCTCTACTTCCTGAGATTGTACTTTTTCATGGAACAGGAGATTACTCGATACCATCGTCTGCTAG TAAAATTTTTGCGGATGTCCTCAAAAAAGCTGGTGCAAAAGCTAAAGTACAATTGTACAGAGGAAAAACCCATACTGATGTATTTGTACAG GATCCACTTAGGGGTGGCAAAGACCCACTGGTTGAGGATGTGGTTTCTATAATCCACGCCGATGATGCAGATGCACGCCACAAGTATGATGATTCGGCACCTAGCCCCGAGCGCCTGGTTTCCGAGTGGCGGATAATGTTGGCCCGGCAAATCAGCCCATTTTGA